In one Drosophila albomicans strain 15112-1751.03 chromosome X, ASM965048v2, whole genome shotgun sequence genomic region, the following are encoded:
- the LOC117577725 gene encoding proteoglycan 4: MATPANSQQQWATWSLALATWLLISTTVALSPPPQPADHLIPPPAPTAATVVAPHHAALPVAQRLTHAGYSEPAQETGFMTRVARWFGLGGAATAPRDQQLSAAGSLSYAYPKPAQHFDAAGKPCGQCNKYPWVPMMGQQQPQPQQQQQQQHQQPQQQSLHIQQQQLQHLPQQTQQVLQQQLPHQQLISAWQQQQQQQQQQQQQPLAQASQHRQRAVQFHAPSSSVFLPIAVPVPALSQVALPPLYNAQQFRPLQHQQQQQQQHLLHPLQQQLPLENVGAHSELRPVPVPTASPPAQQQTSSNFEIVQSHQVTDFVTSVEYPATFVQSHSIDLGQTGATLPSNHKQPEEQQHQQHEQDISTVRYQLEDLSSGAVHQHLPASQLLTELGHFEPQTTLPPPADNYPAASSQQQHEQEQETDQEQQQLYFAEQYQELAETSTVTPQYESLLYSETTTEQPTPAAIELNHNLVLSPSRDRDARQRETPKRLLDSPINHMTPHGGAAGVAPPPRPFTRDPSELNFRLGHSQPTHAPTPTSTYGAIDASGQFAGMSPPPPGPQQVIIPYTTKQKPRPFEPSQWTPGWNVRHPQQQQQQQQQQLQDNDVELHEQQESKLVSTATAAPPPNTRRTTKYLTKILATNLRELLKRERETKRRPAPMIGVDISKLQHNIDGWTEQEYNSLSHRPSTPTIRGRSKHIPSEYLTTTTTPATPIPSPTQTSTSTSKITRGGFELGGSVSASQANGGDLSTSINNLEQLQLKRFPPVDDNRLLDFYEPQQQHRHSYATQPITSTTSLPPTTTTARTTTTATAKELITPLYVRSTPAPMELWKQAKVAILPQTNEKVYVVTPQPRHQHQPQPQSQSHQSEHSEPTAAASVQSPVYQTPAPRFPRIRPTPGTATAVEATPATEQLRNYTPDIFGLRGLSAYVPAEPVEIIDGNSKVITIVTAAPTAAALQRPTAKSTISPSPR, translated from the exons GCAACaccagccaacagccaacagcagtGGGCAACTTGGAGCCTTGCCTTGGCCACTTGGCTGCTGATATCAACAACAGTTGCACTATCACCGCCACCGCAGCCCGCTGATCACTTGATACCACCGCCAGCGCCGACAGCAGCGACTGTTGTTGCCCCTCATCATGCAGCGTTGCCTGTGGCGCAGCGACTGACGCATGCCGGGTACTCGGAGCCAGCGCAGGAGACTGGCTTCATGACGCGTGTGGCACGTTGGTTTGGCTTGGGTGGAGCTGCCACAGCACCGCGGGATCAACAGCTAAGCGCCGCCGGATCACTGAGTTATGCATACCCGAAGCCTGCGCAGCATTTCGATGCTGCTGGGAAGCCGTGTGGCCAGTGCAACAAGTATCCCTGGGTGCCAATGATGGGGCAGCAGCAACctcaaccacaacagcaacagcaacagcaacatcagcaacctCAACAGCAATCGCTGCAcatacagcagcagcagttgcagcatttgccgcagcaaacacaacaagtgctgcagcaacagctaccACATCAGCAGTTGATCTCCGcctggcagcaacagcaacagcaacagcaacagcagcagcagcaaccttTGGCGCAAGCATCGCAGCATCGTCAGCGTGCTGTGCAGTTCCATGCGCCATCGTCGAGTGTCTTTCTGCCCATCGCTGTGCCTGTGCCTGCGTTGAGTCAAGTGGCATTGCCTCCACTCTACAATGCGCAGCAGTTTCGACCgctgcaacatcagcaacaacaacagcagcaacatctgcTGCACccgctgcaacagcagctgccgtTGGAGAATGTGGGAGCACACTCGGAGCTGCGACCGGTGCCGGTGCCAACGGCGTCGCCGCCAGCACAGCAGCAGACGAGCAGCAACTTTGAGATTGTGCAGAGCCATCAGGTGACGGACTTTGTCACCTCCGTGGAGTATCCGGCCACCTTCGTGCAGTCGCACTCCATCGATCTGGGACAGACGGGCGCCACGCTGCCCAGCAATCACAAGCAGCCAGAGgagcaacagcaccagcaacatGAGCAGGACATCAGCACGGTGCGCTATCAGCTGGAGGACTTGAGCAGCGGTGCAGTGCATCAGCATTTGCCAGCCTCGCAGCTGCTCACCGAACTGGGACACTTTGAGCCGCAGACAACGCTGCCTCCGCCAGCGGACAATTATCCCGCGGCCTCatcgcaacagcaacacgaacAGGAACAGGAAACAGatcaagagcagcagcagctgtacTTTGCCGAACAGTATCAGGAGCTGGCCGAGACGAGCACTGTGACACCTCAGTACGAATCGCTGCTCTACTCCGAGACAACCACCGAGCAGCCAACGCCAGCGGCCATCGAGCTGAACCATAATCTCGTCTTGTCGCCGTCGCGTGATCGCGATGCACGGCAACGCGAGACACCGAAGCGACTGCTGGACTCGCCCATCAATCACATGACGCCACATGGCGGTGCAGCTGGTGTGGCGCCTCCGCCGCGTCCCTTCACCCGCGATCCCTCTGAGCTGAACTTCCGACTCGGTCACAGCCAGCCAACGCATGCGCCCACGCCAACGTCTACATATGGCGCCATCGATGCGAGTGGACAGTTTGCTGGCATGTCGCCGCCTCCGCCGGGTCCCCAGCAGGTGATTATTCCGTACACCACCAAGCAGAAGCCGCGTCCCTTCGAGCCCTCCCAGTGGACGCCAGGCTGGAATGTGCGACacccgcagcagcagcagcagcaacagcaacaacaactgcaggaCAACGATGTGGAGCTGCACGAGCAGCAGGAGTCGAAGCTGGTGAGCACAGCGACGGCAGCGCCGCCGCCAAACACGCGACGCACCACCAAATATCTGACCAAAATCCTTGCCACCAACTTGCGCGAGTTGCtaaagcgagagcgagagacgaAGCGACGTCCCGCGCCGATGATTGGCGTGGACATCTCGAAGCTGCAGCACAACATCGATGGCTGGACCGAGCAGGAGTACAACTCGCTCTCGCATCGTCCTAGCACGCCAACCATTCGCGGTCGCTCCAAGCACATTCCCAGCGAGTACCTGACCACAACCACAACCCCAGCTACTCCGATTCCGTCTCCGACTCAGAcatcaacgtcaacgtcgaaGATTACGCGCGGCGGCTTCGAGTTGGGGGGAAGTGTGAGCGCGAGTCAGGCGAATGGAGGCGATTTGTCCACGTCGATTAACAATctggagcaactgcagctgaagCGTTTTCCCCCCGTCGATGACAATCGCTTGTTGGACTTCTAcgaaccgcagcagcagcatcgtcaCAGCTATGCCACACAGCCCATAACAAGCACAACGAGCTTGCCcccaacaaccacaacagcaaggacaacaacgacagcgacagccaaGGAGCTGATAACGCCGCTCTATGTGCGCAGCACGCCAGCGCCCATGGAGCTGTGGAAGCAGGCCAAGGTTGCCATATTGCCACAGACGAACGAGAAGGTTTATGTGGTCACGCCACAGCCTCGTCATCAGcatcagcctcagcctcagtctcagtctcatcAGTCGGAGCACAGTGAGCCAACTGCTGCAGCGTCGGTGCAATCGCCGGTCTATCAGACGCCTGCACCGAGATTTCCGCGCATCAGACCGACGCCAGGGACAGCAACAG CTGTTGAAGCGACGCCTGCAACGGAGCAGCTGCGCAACTATACGCCGGATATCTTTGGGCTCAGGGGCTTGTCGGCGTATGTGCCCGCGGAGCCAGTGGAGATCATCGATGGCAACTCCAAA GTAATCACTATTGTGACAGCGGCGCCAACTGCGGCTGCACTGCAACGGCCCACAGCCAAGTCAACGATATCGCCCTCGCCCAGATAG